CAGAGCCGGCTGCGCGAGGTCTATAAGCACCTGGGCGAGCACGGCCGGGTCCTGGTAGTGGTAGACCAGCCGGCAACGATCGGCGCCCTGGCAGTGGCGGTCAGTCCCAGGCCGTCCAGGCGCAGGAAACTAGCAAGATCAGGGACAGCGAAGGTAGTCTCGGCCATCTCGAGGTCTCCGTGATCGGTGGTAGTAAGCGACCCCCAGTCATCGGGGACCTCGACCCACATACACCACCCCGACACGCGCACCAACGACCACCCCACCACCACACCCCCAAACGCGAAACGCTACCAAACCCTCGTATCCACCCAACAGGGACAAGCCCCATCGGAGTCTCCCCCGATCAGGTAGGCCGAATGGGTGATGCCCCTCAGTCTCGTCAAGCGCAAACTCCTCCGGGTGGGCACTTTACCGCGGCCCCTCGGACACATTAACTCCTCGACACAAAACACCTTTCCCTTCACTAACAAAGGAAAACATGCACGACCACCGTACGACCGGATATTGCGGATCTGGACAGTGCCTTCGAGGACATCGAAGTCATCGAACTCGACGAAACCATGATCCTCTCCGAGACTGCCGCTTCCTCGGGAATCTCTTCCTATACCAGTTGCTCCTGCTGCGTCTCGACCTCCTGTTGCTCGACCCACATCGACGCTTGATTTTCTTCCTGAGGGGGCGGGAAACCTACCCCCGTCCCCTCCGTAGACTTGCATAAGGGAACATCGACTATGCGCGCCACCAACATTTCAAAAATATACGGGGAAAAGACAGCACTGTCACCGATCAGCTTCTCCTTCAATAGCCCCGCCTCTGTAGCCGTCATCGGCCACAACGGCTCGGGCAAGACCACTCTGCTCGAGATCCTTATGGGGCTGACCAAGCCGAACACCGGCAACGTCGACTTCAGTAAGGAGACCGAGGGAGTTCCCCTCAAGGAGCGGATCGGAGTCGTCCTCCAGGAGAACAACTTCTATGAGGATGCTACTGTTATGGAACTTCTCCGCCTCTTCCGCACCTATTACGATCAAACATACGACCTCGGCATGCTCATCGAGATGTTGGGAATTCACAATTTCGTCGACAAACGTTACTCACAGCTATCTGGAGGCATGAAACAGAAGGTAAACCTCGCGCTGGCGTTCCTCAACAAGCCCGCCGTGGCGATCCTCGACGAGCCCACGACAGGCCTGGACCCCGTGGCTAGGGCGGAGTTCTGGGATAGCCTCGACACGCTGTGCCACGGCCGTCTTTTATTCCTGTCCTCCCATTACATGTCCGAGGTCCAGGAGCACTGCAGCCACGTTCTCTTTCTCAACGACAGCCGACTTGTTTATGCAGGCACCATCAAAGGACTCCTAGCGGAACAGTCCTGCAACGACCTGTCAGACGTCTACCTTAAGATCGCCCGGGAGAGGCAGTCCTCGTGATACTAGAACAACTCAAGATCGAACTCAAGATCTACCTGAGACAACCCCTGTACCTCCTCTTCAGTATCTTGATGCCGGTGGTTAGCTTCGCGATGTTCGGGTCCATCTACAAGAATTCCTCATACGGAGGGATCGACTTCTTTTCGGCGTACATCCCCGGCTTTTGCGTGATAATCCTGTTTGCCTCTTCCGTTTACAACGTCGGGAACCAAGTGGTCGCCGACAGAGAGAAAGGGATCTACCGAAGGCTCGGGGTGACGCCAGTCAGCCTGCCGCGCATCATGATGGTAGTCATCATGAAAGTGTTCCTGGTCGCCATGACCGCCTTCCTGCTCATAATGTTGACGGCCCGATTCATATTCGAGGTGGCCGCACCGAACATGGCGCTGTTCGTGGCGGTCTTCCTGGTGGCAGTGGTCTACTCGCTACTCTTTGGTTTCGGGATTGGGGCGATCACGCAGAAGATCAACACCTTTTCCGCGGTAATGATGGCGCTGTTCATGCCGATGATAATCCTCTCCGACGCTACAGTGCCGCTGTCGGTGATGCCCAGGACACTCCAGAACATCGCCGAGGTCAATCCCCTGTACCGCCTCAACCTGGTCCTACGGGTTGCCTGGAACCCAGAGAACCTGAGTGCTTACCACGACGGTTTCTACATCTCCGTAGTGACCCTACCGGTATTCATGGTCCTGTTCTTGCTCCTGGTGGCATCACAATGGAACCGCGCGCGCAACTGACTCTCGACATCCATCCGTTCACGATCCGGCGCTCGAAGCTCGACGGCGCTGGCATGTGGGAGCGTTCCGCTACCGCTCAGGTCCTGGTTGACACCGAGCGCAGTCTAATAGACCTCCGCAAAGACTTACGCAGGCGGGCAACGAGCTCGCGGACGACATTGGTGCCAGCGTGCGCCAGCGGGACAACCGTCGCCACAAGCTCCTTCACCGTTTACGTAAACTCGACGCCCAGCTGCTCAACACCGAGGCAGACCTCCCGGATCCTGTTCTCACGCAACGACTACGCGCCATTATGGACGGACTGCAGGCCCTTGAAGACCGGGAACATACCGCCCGCCAGGAGTACTTCGAACGACGCAAGGCGGCTAGCTCCCGGGCCACACCACTACCAGTCGGAACGGTCCCGGAGGGGGCGGTCTTCTCCTCATCAGTCACAGTCATGACAGTAGGTCCTCTCAATCAGGGCTTACACACACCATTGAACACGCCCCCGGAAGTGCCGAAGCGTTGGTGCCAAGTGACGAACCGTCACCGTTCAAGACGAGCCGTCGCGCGAAGCGTCCAAGCGCTGGGGTGAAGTGCCGAACTCTCACCCGGGACACACGAGCGAACACCCAGGTCCGCACCCCCGCAACAACACACGCGCGCCCGACAGCGACCACCACACCGCAACCCCGACCCTCATCACCACACCCTCAAACCGGAAGAGCCCCCATTCTCCTCGCCCCAGCCCGCCCACGGGCAGTGCGCCCCATGGCCCGGTGCGGTACCTCCTGCCACTCTGGGAGCATGCGCACCTCCTCCCGCGACGACGCTGCCGCCACACCCACCCCACCCCAACGCCGCAGCACCGAAATACTGCGCGGCCTGCGCGCCGGCGGACTGCTCACCGCCGTGGGCGCAGGAGCCTGGGCCTGGTGGCAGACCGCGCACTACAACGGCGTATTCCGACTCTCCGGCGAGGATCTGGAGGCCGTTTCGTGGGTCGCCATCGGGTCGCTCATGCCCGTGCTGTTCTGGGGCTACTTCGCGCTTTTGGCGCGACACGAACGCCCTGGCCGCCTACAGAAGACACTCATACTGCTTCTGGTGGCGGCTGCGGCCTTGGCGGGGACTGTCGTGTTCGGCCGCCTGTGGTGGCGCGAGTCGCAAGACATCCAGATGAGCTACCCTGCACTGGCGCAGTTCGCCGTCGCCGCGGCCGCTCTGGGCATCGTCGCTATCAGCGACATTCTCATCCGGGGGCGCAACGCATATCGGACCAGGCCGCGCACTCGACGGCTCCGTCTCCTCCGCCCCACGCTGCCACTGGTGCTGACTGTCATCTTCACCCTCACCGTCGGTGGAACGGCGCTGGCCGCACCCACCCGCCTGTATGCCGCCGAGTCCGTACAGGTTGCCGCCGCCCCAGCACCAGCAATACCCGAGTCCTTCACCGACACCGCCGCCTGGCAGTTGACTTTGGACTACGAGGACACTCGCGTGGAGGGTGTCGTTGCCGGCGCGGCAGGACCGATCCTCGTCACCGATCACGGCGCCATGGGACTCGACCCCCACACTGGCGAAACCACCTGGTCCTACACCCGCCCCGCCAAGACCGTGCACTTCGGCGCGGGGTGTTGGGAGGCCGGCAACTGGTGCTACGCCGTCCTGTCCCCGGACCGGAACCACCTCGTGCTGGGCTACGACGCTGGCAGACTCGGAACGCCGCTCGTCGTGCTCAACACCGCCAACGGCGAGGTCGCCTTCGAGCACTATTACAGCGACCGCACCTGGAAGGGCAAGAACCGGGGGACTGAATTCGACAGACGCGAGGGGCCCAGCATCCAGGTCACCGATAACGTGCTCTGGGTGGGGCAGGAGATCCTCTCGCTGACGGACGGTTCCCTCCAGGCGACGCTGTCCGACGATTCTGACGCGCGCTACGGCAGTGAGGGCTGTCCCCGTGACGATGTGCAGTCTTGCAGGCAACTGTTCCCCCCGGAGCACGGCGGCCACTCCACCCTGGTTCTTGGATCAACCTGCTGGAACCCGAACTATGTCTATGAGGAGAACAACCATGGCGTTTGGTGCGAGGTGGCCATCGCACCGGACGACGACCCCACGGGCATCATCACGGTGGACGCCGTCGTACCCAAGTCTGCTGCATGGCCGCACCTAGTCTTCGCGGACGGTTGGACCGTGCGCTACGCCGACCCCGAGGCAGCCTACGCAACTCTGTCCGAGCAGACCTCAAGGGAACAGACCGAGAAACTGAACTTCCCCCTGGAGGCCGTCAGCATTGACGCTCTCAGCGGCACCGAATCCGCACCGTCCATACCTTTGGGTGAGTTCAACGGCCCCATCGACTACTACGGGATGCATCCTCGCACCATCACCCTATTTCAAGCCCAGGCAAACCCTGACGAAACCGGTTCCAGATCCGTGTTCGACACCACCAGCGGTCACATCTACACCTATGACGAACTGGCCGAGCAGACCTCCGGCTACACCTACCTCGACTCCCTGCGCTTTAGCAGCAACGGCGCAAGCACCAATGTCATCCGCACCGACGACTCCATCGCCCTGCTCCTGAGGAACCTGGACCTGAGTCGCAGCGACCTATTTGGCGGTGACCTTGGCACCTATCTCTTACAGGCACCCGGCGTTATCGCCGTAGTGGCCCGGCAATACACCTTCACCGTGAACGGCGACCTCGACCGCACGACTACAGTCATTGTCGGTTTTTGTGGTTGACCGGCCCATTCTCCTCGCCCCCAGCCCGCCCACGGGCAGTCCGCCCCATGGCCGGGCGTGGTACCTACTGCCACCCTGAAACCATGCACACCTCTTCCGCCGACGACACACGCCTCCGCCCGCCTCGCCCGGGACGGGCGATCCGTAAAGCAGCTCTGACTACCGCCGTCGCCGTCGGCCTGGTATCGCCCATGCTGGCGGGCTGCACCGACTCGACCCCAATCGCCACGCCGTCGACGGCCTCCCC
This genomic stretch from Actinomyces qiguomingii harbors:
- a CDS encoding ABC transporter permease codes for the protein MILEQLKIELKIYLRQPLYLLFSILMPVVSFAMFGSIYKNSSYGGIDFFSAYIPGFCVIILFASSVYNVGNQVVADREKGIYRRLGVTPVSLPRIMMVVIMKVFLVAMTAFLLIMLTARFIFEVAAPNMALFVAVFLVAVVYSLLFGFGIGAITQKINTFSAVMMALFMPMIILSDATVPLSVMPRTLQNIAEVNPLYRLNLVLRVAWNPENLSAYHDGFYISVVTLPVFMVLFLLLVASQWNRARN
- a CDS encoding thiazolylpeptide-type bacteriocin, with amino-acid sequence MDSAFEDIEVIELDETMILSETAASSGISSYTSCSCCVSTSCCSTHIDA
- a CDS encoding ABC transporter ATP-binding protein, whose product is MRATNISKIYGEKTALSPISFSFNSPASVAVIGHNGSGKTTLLEILMGLTKPNTGNVDFSKETEGVPLKERIGVVLQENNFYEDATVMELLRLFRTYYDQTYDLGMLIEMLGIHNFVDKRYSQLSGGMKQKVNLALAFLNKPAVAILDEPTTGLDPVARAEFWDSLDTLCHGRLLFLSSHYMSEVQEHCSHVLFLNDSRLVYAGTIKGLLAEQSCNDLSDVYLKIARERQSS